The proteins below come from a single Acidobacteriota bacterium genomic window:
- the aroB gene encoding 3-dehydroquinate synthase, with the protein MLETVEIAAASGRSQILIGTPLEALTDRLAGSPAVVVTDRTVRRLHGRRFPANVPVLLAEQGERRKSLRTVARLYVRLLAAGVDRSTWIVGVGGGVVCDLAGFVASTILRGVPFAFAPTTLLAQADAAIGGKNGVNIRNYKNMAGTVHQPRFVLCDLSILATLPPAELRNGFAEIVKAAAVADSGLFKFLERNVGALLRLEPVSAARAVAGSVRVKAAVVGRDEEDRGERKILNFGHTIGHALEKTQRIPHGLAVAAGMSLAAEISVRRGMLAEEEARRLERLLAAFGLPARPGRRMKAAKVLDAVFHDKKKTGDAIDFVLLRSIGRAVVEPIRTSELEEILRDLR; encoded by the coding sequence GAGACCGTCGAAATCGCCGCCGCAAGCGGCCGGTCACAGATCCTGATCGGCACACCGCTCGAAGCCCTGACCGACCGCCTCGCAGGCTCGCCCGCCGTCGTCGTCACCGACCGGACGGTCCGCAGGCTCCACGGCCGCCGTTTTCCCGCAAACGTCCCGGTCCTTCTCGCGGAACAGGGTGAGAGGCGCAAGTCCCTGCGAACCGTAGCCCGTCTCTACGTCCGCCTGCTCGCCGCCGGCGTGGACCGCTCGACGTGGATCGTCGGCGTCGGCGGCGGCGTCGTCTGCGACCTCGCGGGGTTCGTGGCCTCGACGATCCTGCGCGGCGTGCCGTTCGCCTTTGCGCCGACGACGCTCCTGGCGCAGGCCGATGCCGCGATCGGAGGGAAAAACGGCGTGAACATCCGGAACTATAAAAATATGGCCGGAACCGTCCACCAGCCCCGGTTCGTCCTCTGCGACCTCTCCATTCTGGCGACGCTTCCCCCGGCCGAACTCCGCAACGGCTTCGCCGAAATCGTCAAGGCGGCCGCCGTCGCCGACTCCGGGCTTTTCAAGTTCCTGGAAAGAAACGTCGGGGCGCTTCTCCGTCTCGAACCGGTTTCCGCGGCCCGGGCCGTGGCGGGCTCGGTGCGGGTCAAGGCGGCCGTCGTCGGCCGCGACGAGGAGGACCGCGGCGAACGCAAAATTCTGAATTTCGGGCACACGATCGGCCACGCCCTGGAAAAAACCCAACGGATTCCCCACGGCCTCGCCGTCGCCGCCGGAATGTCCCTCGCCGCCGAAATTTCCGTACGGCGCGGCATGCTCGCCGAAGAGGAGGCGCGGCGGCTCGAACGTCTCCTTGCGGCCTTCGGGCTTCCCGCGCGGCCCGGGCGGCGGATGAAGGCGGCGAAGGTTCTCGACGCCGTTTTCCACGACAAGAAAAAAACGGGCGACGCCATCGACTTCGTGTTGCTTCGGAGCATCGGCCGGGCCGTCGTCGAACCCATCCGGACGAGCGAACTCGAGGAGATTCTCCGTGATCTGCGCTAG
- a CDS encoding type I 3-dehydroquinate dehydratase — MICASLGRLSPGRCRKLLRTIPFAEIRLDLADWTEEDIRGVFALPNRLIATCRPGRGVSDAVRFGILAAALEAGAAYVDVECDAAPSFRRNLVSHARRRGRRVILSYHNHRRTPSAAVLERIAVRGLKNDADIVKIACRARSAGEALRIVSLYREPGGRAGKILAFGLGARATWTRIAAPLLGAPFTFAHPDGLEKTAEGQIAYGEMERILRLFSEEAP, encoded by the coding sequence GTGATCTGCGCTAGCCTCGGACGTCTGAGCCCCGGACGGTGCCGGAAGCTTCTGCGGACGATTCCCTTCGCCGAGATCCGGCTCGACCTCGCCGACTGGACGGAGGAAGACATCCGCGGCGTCTTCGCCCTTCCCAACCGGTTGATCGCGACCTGCCGTCCCGGCCGCGGCGTATCGGATGCCGTGCGGTTCGGCATCCTTGCGGCGGCCCTTGAGGCCGGGGCGGCCTATGTCGATGTCGAATGCGACGCAGCCCCGTCTTTCCGGAGAAACCTCGTTTCCCACGCCCGGCGTCGCGGACGGCGGGTCATTCTCTCGTATCACAATCATCGGCGGACTCCGTCCGCCGCCGTTCTGGAACGGATCGCCGTACGCGGCCTGAAGAACGATGCTGATATCGTCAAGATCGCCTGCCGCGCCCGGAGCGCCGGGGAAGCCCTCCGGATTGTCTCTCTCTACCGCGAGCCGGGCGGCCGCGCCGGAAAAATCCTGGCTTTCGGCCTCGGCGCTCGGGCGACCTGGACACGGATCGCCGCGCCCCTGCTCGGAGCCCCGTTCACGTTCGCTCATCCCGACGGCCTGGAAAAGACGGCCGAAGGTCAGATCGCCTACGGGGAGATGGAGAGAATACTCCGTCTCTTTTCCGAGGAGGCGCCGTGA
- a CDS encoding shikimate kinase, translated as MNLYGVGGRPVLHSKSPLVHAHIFGRAGCRSIRIGADTAEELAGLVRSAGILGLNVTAPFKRSIMPLLDGLDASASAVGAVNTVVNSSGHLTGFNTDPDGVLFALKQKGIRPAGLRILVLGAGGAGRAAAASLVRNGGRVTVANRTDDVAKSCAAAFRCGWTPFSGWVRRLDAFDLLVNTVPVSAENATPPSNLIVLDALYAKRPFAPVAARRGCVYIPGEAWLFGQALASCRLWRKIRSGCLEPAGCGEPPARLFKPLYPARKIRRVALAGIMGAGKSTVGRLLAGSLGRPFIDMDALIAERERMSISEIFRRRGENVFRAVETEILQTVLQTPPAVLALGGGAVLRPENRAALRRNSLVVWIHAAPDAAWKRVSGAGRPLLENLPGREAFRNLCARRMRFYADAADLMISGEKSPEHIARHIHEDIHQTLQD; from the coding sequence GTGAACCTCTACGGAGTCGGCGGCCGTCCCGTCCTGCACAGCAAAAGTCCGCTTGTTCACGCCCACATCTTCGGACGCGCCGGATGCCGCTCCATCCGCATCGGCGCGGACACGGCGGAGGAGTTGGCGGGCCTTGTTCGAAGCGCGGGCATTCTGGGGCTGAACGTGACGGCGCCGTTCAAACGCAGCATTATGCCACTCCTCGACGGTCTCGACGCGTCCGCATCCGCCGTCGGGGCCGTGAACACCGTCGTCAACTCCAGCGGGCACTTGACCGGGTTCAACACGGACCCGGACGGCGTGCTCTTCGCCCTCAAACAGAAGGGGATCCGGCCGGCCGGACTCCGCATCCTCGTTCTCGGTGCCGGAGGGGCGGGCCGGGCGGCGGCCGCATCGCTCGTCCGAAACGGCGGCCGGGTCACGGTCGCCAACCGGACGGATGACGTCGCGAAATCCTGCGCCGCGGCCTTCCGCTGCGGATGGACGCCGTTTTCCGGGTGGGTTCGTCGTCTCGACGCATTCGATCTTCTCGTCAACACCGTCCCGGTTTCCGCCGAAAACGCAACACCGCCGTCGAACCTCATCGTCCTCGACGCTCTCTATGCCAAGCGGCCTTTCGCGCCGGTCGCCGCGCGCCGGGGGTGCGTCTACATCCCCGGCGAGGCGTGGCTGTTCGGTCAGGCCCTGGCCTCCTGCCGTTTATGGAGGAAAATCCGCTCCGGATGCCTCGAACCGGCCGGCTGCGGCGAACCGCCGGCCCGTCTCTTCAAACCGCTCTACCCGGCACGAAAAATCCGCCGAGTCGCGCTCGCCGGCATCATGGGGGCGGGGAAAAGCACCGTCGGCCGCCTTCTCGCCGGCAGTCTGGGCCGGCCCTTCATCGACATGGACGCCCTGATCGCCGAGCGAGAGAGAATGTCCATTTCCGAGATCTTCCGGCGGCGGGGCGAGAACGTTTTCCGTGCGGTTGAAACCGAGATTCTTCAAACAGTCCTCCAGACGCCCCCCGCGGTTCTGGCTTTGGGGGGCGGAGCGGTCCTCCGCCCGGAAAATCGCGCGGCCCTACGCCGGAATTCTCTTGTCGTCTGGATCCACGCCGCGCCGGACGCCGCATGGAAACGGGTTTCCGGCGCCGGCCGTCCCCTGCTGGAGAACCTGCCGGGCCGGGAAGCTTTCCGGAATCTCTGCGCCCGGCGCATGCGGTTTTATGCGGATGCGGCCGATCTCATGATCTCCGGGGAAAAATCTCCGGAACATATTGCGAGGCACATTCATGAAGACATTCATCAAACCCTCCAAGATTGA
- the aroA gene encoding 3-phosphoshikimate 1-carboxyvinyltransferase yields MKTFIKPSKIDGRVEAPPSKSMMARAVAAAGLAPGRSLILNPSFCDDARAALGIVQTLGAEVHLESESASHFPLPTVASLPASLSRAGHESRAAAKGECPLGSPNSRLPAASRGIDPPAVILRNRLPDDARDSAVLAITGGNLHGGGDLFCGESGFCLRLFTPIAAMNAAGRSLHGRESLAARPVGPVEDPLRSLGAECLTRKGFPPVRVRGPLRGGDCRVDAALSSQFLSGLLFALPLAEKPSIVRVSALNSKPYVEMTRRVLKDFGVVIEADGNREFFIDAPQNFRPREFQIEGDWSGAAFLLVAGAVAGRVRISGLDLESSQADRHILDALEDCGARIGHAGGDVVVERTAMRAFHFDAVDCPDLFPPLAALACYCEGTTRIRGVHRLRAKESDRAAALAGEFSAAGADVGLEGDMLVIRGRPPAGGAARARGDHRIAMALAVAGLGGGSGIAVDGAECVSKSYPEFFRDLSRIGANIHE; encoded by the coding sequence ATGAAGACATTCATCAAACCCTCCAAGATTGACGGCCGGGTCGAGGCGCCCCCGTCGAAGAGCATGATGGCGAGAGCCGTCGCGGCCGCCGGGCTTGCCCCGGGCCGAAGCCTGATTCTGAATCCATCGTTTTGCGACGACGCCCGGGCCGCCTTGGGAATCGTCCAAACGCTGGGAGCGGAAGTTCATCTGGAGAGTGAATCCGCTTCGCATTTCCCCCTGCCAACGGTCGCTTCTCTCCCTGCCTCCCTTTCCCGCGCGGGGCATGAATCCCGCGCCGCCGCCAAGGGAGAATGCCCTCTTGGTTCACCCAACAGCCGGCTCCCCGCGGCAAGCCGCGGGATTGATCCGCCGGCCGTGATTCTCCGGAACCGTCTTCCGGACGACGCTCGTGATTCGGCCGTCCTGGCCATCACGGGCGGGAATCTTCACGGCGGCGGCGATCTTTTCTGCGGCGAGTCCGGTTTCTGCCTGCGCCTGTTCACGCCCATCGCCGCCATGAACGCGGCCGGGCGGTCTCTCCACGGGCGCGAATCCCTGGCCGCCCGGCCGGTCGGCCCCGTCGAAGATCCGCTTCGGAGTCTCGGGGCGGAATGCCTCACGCGCAAAGGATTCCCCCCCGTCCGCGTCCGGGGCCCGCTTCGGGGCGGGGACTGCCGCGTCGACGCCGCCCTCAGCTCCCAGTTTCTGAGCGGGTTGCTCTTTGCGCTCCCGCTTGCCGAAAAGCCGTCGATCGTGCGCGTGTCCGCACTGAACAGCAAACCCTATGTCGAAATGACCCGCCGCGTGTTGAAGGACTTCGGTGTCGTGATCGAGGCGGACGGGAACCGTGAATTCTTCATCGATGCCCCGCAGAATTTCCGCCCCCGCGAATTCCAAATCGAGGGGGATTGGAGCGGGGCGGCCTTTCTCCTCGTAGCGGGCGCCGTCGCGGGACGCGTCCGCATCTCCGGTCTGGACCTAGAATCCTCCCAGGCCGACCGGCACATCCTGGACGCACTCGAAGACTGTGGCGCCCGGATCGGCCATGCCGGAGGCGATGTCGTCGTCGAACGGACGGCGATGAGGGCGTTTCATTTCGACGCCGTCGACTGCCCCGATCTTTTCCCGCCGCTTGCGGCCCTGGCCTGTTACTGCGAAGGGACAACCCGGATCCGCGGCGTCCATCGGCTTCGGGCCAAGGAAAGCGATCGGGCCGCCGCCCTGGCCGGGGAATTCTCCGCCGCAGGCGCGGATGTCGGCCTGGAGGGGGACATGTTGGTCATCCGGGGCCGGCCGCCGGCGGGCGGCGCCGCCCGGGCTCGAGGGGACCACAGGATCGCCATGGCCCTCGCCGTGGCCGGGCTCGGCGGCGGGAGCGGCATCGCCGTCGACGGCGCCGAATGCGTGTCCAAATCTTATCCCGAATTCTTCCGGGATCTCTCCCGGATAGGAGCGAACATCCATGAATAG
- a CDS encoding chorismate synthase, with protein sequence MNSFGRMFRIHIYGESHGHAVGVVIDGCPPGLAFAPADCRVDLGRRAPGRPGTTARREPDIPEIQSGIFQGRTTGTPIAVRIENANVRSADYDDLRDIPRPGHADFAARVKSRGFNDPRGGGMFSGRLTAGLVVAGVLAKKIIAPLSVAARLSEAGGRRDVEAEAARAAAENDSCGGIVECRAEGVPAGLGEPFFDSLESLLGHMIFSIPGVKGLEFGAGFAAARMRGSAFNDTPIDARGATATNHAGGVAGGITTGNLLEFRAAIRPAASIGRPQKAWNIRTGKPCVLRVTGRHDACFALRVPAVIEAATAIVLADLLLLNAARNGRADSPAPPRRQP encoded by the coding sequence ATGAATAGCTTCGGCCGCATGTTCCGCATCCACATCTACGGCGAATCCCACGGACACGCCGTGGGCGTCGTCATCGACGGCTGCCCTCCCGGACTGGCTTTCGCCCCGGCGGACTGCCGGGTTGACCTCGGAAGGCGGGCGCCGGGCCGGCCGGGGACGACGGCCCGGCGTGAGCCGGATATTCCGGAAATTCAAAGCGGCATCTTCCAGGGCCGGACGACCGGCACCCCCATTGCCGTCCGGATCGAAAACGCGAATGTCCGGAGCGCGGATTACGACGATCTCCGCGACATTCCGCGCCCGGGACACGCCGATTTCGCCGCCCGGGTGAAATCCCGCGGATTCAACGACCCGCGCGGAGGCGGCATGTTTTCGGGACGCCTGACGGCGGGCCTCGTCGTCGCCGGGGTTCTTGCGAAAAAAATCATCGCGCCGCTTTCCGTTGCGGCCCGGCTCTCCGAGGCCGGGGGGCGGAGGGATGTCGAGGCGGAGGCGGCCCGGGCGGCCGCCGAAAACGACTCCTGCGGAGGGATCGTCGAATGCCGCGCCGAGGGCGTCCCGGCCGGCCTCGGAGAGCCGTTCTTCGACTCCCTGGAATCCCTTCTCGGTCATATGATCTTTTCCATCCCGGGCGTCAAGGGCCTGGAATTCGGCGCGGGATTCGCCGCCGCCCGGATGCGGGGCAGCGCCTTCAACGACACGCCGATCGACGCCCGGGGCGCAACGGCAACGAACCATGCGGGCGGCGTTGCCGGAGGGATCACGACCGGCAACCTCCTCGAATTCCGGGCCGCTATCCGTCCGGCGGCCAGCATCGGACGACCGCAAAAAGCCTGGAACATCCGGACCGGCAAGCCCTGTGTCCTACGTGTCACGGGCCGCCACGATGCCTGTTTCGCGCTCCGGGTTCCCGCCGTCATCGAGGCCGCGACGGCCATCGTTCTGGCCGATCTTCTTCTTTTGAACGCGGCCCGGAACGGCCGAGCCGACTCCCCCGCCCCTCCAAGGAGGCAGCCATGA
- a CDS encoding anthranilate synthase component I family protein, translating to MIHPDEKTYLRDAASHSVVPVFEEIRSDFETPLSLFLKARGMFLLESIERGENVGRYSFITRGTKFRITFRGREIAIEETGKAEPVLHTALDNPLEEAGRFLGGLRAPDRAGLPPFSGGAVGYLGYETARYFENIPVVEDRSGVPDGILVIPEMVLVFDSVKRSTFVIAVTFPGDDPAAAYGRALEIIRETGRLLEKPLPAPQARPAGPAPVLQPDISKAAFLEGVETVKRHIRCGDIIQAVVSQRFTAESDLPPFAIYQALRRINPSPYLFYLDFESFQLIGSSPEVMVKVQNGELLTKPIAGTRPRGTSLTEDTRLSRELRADPKERAEHLMLVDLARNDLGRVAAPGTVEVTDFMSVEKYSHVMHLVSTVKAELDSGRDVFDVVRATFPAGTLTGAPKIRAMEIISAVEKRRRGPYGGMVLYLGFNGNLDSCITIRTLLVEGRGVTLQAGAGIVADSRPAAEYEETVDKARALFEAVERAARGD from the coding sequence ATGATTCATCCCGATGAAAAAACCTATCTTCGCGACGCCGCGTCCCATTCCGTCGTCCCCGTCTTCGAGGAGATCCGTTCCGACTTCGAAACGCCGCTCTCGCTCTTTCTCAAGGCCCGCGGCATGTTCCTTCTGGAATCCATCGAACGCGGAGAAAACGTCGGCCGCTACTCGTTCATCACGCGGGGCACAAAATTCCGCATCACGTTCCGCGGCCGGGAGATCGCGATCGAGGAAACCGGGAAGGCGGAACCCGTGCTGCACACCGCTCTCGACAACCCGCTCGAAGAGGCCGGCCGATTCCTGGGAGGGTTGCGCGCGCCGGACCGTGCCGGCCTCCCGCCCTTCTCCGGCGGCGCCGTCGGCTATCTCGGCTACGAGACCGCCCGATATTTCGAGAACATTCCCGTCGTCGAAGACCGGTCCGGCGTTCCGGACGGGATCCTTGTCATTCCCGAAATGGTGCTCGTCTTCGATTCGGTCAAACGCTCGACCTTCGTCATCGCCGTGACCTTTCCCGGAGACGACCCCGCCGCAGCCTACGGCCGGGCCCTGGAGATCATCCGGGAAACAGGCCGTCTCCTGGAGAAGCCTCTCCCTGCGCCGCAGGCCCGCCCCGCCGGCCCGGCGCCCGTCTTGCAACCGGACATCTCCAAGGCGGCGTTCCTCGAGGGCGTCGAAACGGTGAAACGGCACATCCGGTGCGGCGACATCATCCAGGCGGTCGTCTCGCAGCGCTTCACTGCGGAATCGGATCTTCCTCCCTTCGCGATCTACCAGGCTCTGCGCCGGATCAATCCCTCGCCGTACCTGTTTTACCTTGACTTCGAAAGCTTTCAACTCATCGGTTCTTCCCCGGAAGTCATGGTCAAGGTTCAAAACGGCGAGCTTCTGACCAAGCCCATCGCCGGGACTCGGCCGCGGGGAACATCGCTCACCGAAGACACCCGCTTGAGTCGGGAGCTTCGGGCCGATCCCAAGGAGCGGGCCGAACACCTCATGCTCGTCGACCTGGCCCGGAACGACCTGGGGCGCGTCGCCGCCCCGGGCACGGTCGAGGTGACGGACTTCATGAGCGTGGAGAAATACTCCCACGTCATGCATCTCGTATCAACGGTCAAAGCCGAGCTCGACTCCGGCCGGGACGTTTTCGACGTCGTCCGCGCGACCTTCCCGGCCGGGACGCTGACCGGCGCCCCCAAGATCCGGGCCATGGAGATCATCTCCGCCGTCGAAAAAAGACGCCGCGGCCCATACGGAGGCATGGTCCTTTACCTCGGCTTCAACGGCAACCTCGACTCCTGCATCACCATCCGGACCCTTCTCGTCGAGGGCCGCGGGGTAACGCTCCAGGCCGGGGCGGGAATCGTCGCCGATTCCCGCCCGGCCGCCGAGTACGAAGAAACCGTCGACAAGGCACGGGCCCTGTTCGAAGCCGTCGAGCGGGCCGCGCGGGGAGACTGA
- a CDS encoding bifunctional anthranilate synthase component II/anthranilate phosphoribosyltransferase, with protein sequence MILLIDNYDSFTHNLFQAFRKLGREVAVRRNDALTVEEAAALSPDAVVISPGPGTPETAGISVPLIRALQGRVPILGVCLGHQSIAAAFGGEIVPAAELVHGRDSEIHHDGKGIFSGIGNPFRAVRYHSLAVSRPALPPDLEISAWTDEGEIMGLRHTLYSIDGVQFHPESIGTESGLQILSNFLAPPSKPSPLQTAIRTVMDGKDLDAGEAEIVMEDISSGRATQTQVACLLTALSWKGESVSEITGFARVLRRKAVPIPRSGGDGPLLDTCGTGGDGRATFNISTCAALVAAGAGVTVAKHGNRSVTSRCGSADLLEALGVNVTVPPEVMGRSLEEAGMAFLFAPRLHPSMKFAVPVRAEIGIRTIFNILGPLANPAGADIQILGVFQDRLRRKMAESLVRLGVRRAMVVHGEDGTDEITLCGATRVSEVRDGWIRDTTIRPEDAGLAPCRPEDVPGGDLRTNCDIVLGVLGGAPGPARDVVVLNTAAAIMLAGLAPDLREGARRAEAAIDDGSAMKKLEALVAVTNR encoded by the coding sequence ATGATCCTTCTCATCGACAACTACGATTCCTTCACCCACAATCTCTTCCAGGCCTTCCGCAAGCTCGGCCGGGAAGTCGCCGTGAGACGCAACGACGCCCTGACGGTCGAGGAGGCCGCGGCCCTGTCGCCCGACGCCGTCGTCATATCGCCCGGGCCGGGGACGCCCGAAACCGCGGGAATCTCCGTTCCTCTCATCCGGGCCCTGCAGGGCCGGGTCCCGATTCTCGGCGTCTGCCTCGGGCACCAGAGCATCGCCGCCGCCTTCGGCGGCGAGATCGTCCCGGCGGCCGAGCTCGTCCACGGCCGGGACTCGGAGATCCATCACGACGGAAAAGGCATTTTCTCCGGGATCGGAAACCCCTTCCGCGCCGTCCGCTACCACTCCCTGGCCGTCAGCCGGCCCGCCCTTCCCCCCGATCTGGAAATTTCCGCATGGACGGATGAGGGCGAAATCATGGGTCTCCGGCACACCCTCTACAGCATCGATGGCGTCCAGTTCCATCCCGAGTCGATCGGCACGGAATCGGGATTGCAAATCCTGTCGAATTTCCTCGCTCCTCCCTCCAAACCGTCCCCCCTGCAGACCGCGATCCGCACGGTCATGGACGGGAAGGACCTCGATGCCGGAGAGGCCGAGATTGTCATGGAGGACATTTCCTCGGGCCGGGCGACTCAGACCCAAGTCGCCTGTCTGCTGACGGCCTTATCCTGGAAAGGAGAAAGCGTCTCCGAGATCACGGGGTTCGCCCGCGTCCTGAGGAGAAAGGCCGTGCCCATTCCGCGGTCCGGCGGCGACGGGCCGCTTCTCGACACCTGCGGCACCGGAGGCGACGGCCGGGCGACGTTCAACATCTCGACGTGCGCCGCCCTGGTCGCGGCCGGAGCCGGAGTCACGGTGGCCAAGCACGGCAACCGCTCGGTCACCTCCCGCTGCGGAAGCGCCGATCTTCTCGAGGCCCTGGGCGTCAACGTCACGGTTCCGCCCGAGGTCATGGGCCGGTCCCTTGAGGAGGCCGGAATGGCCTTTCTTTTCGCCCCGCGGCTTCACCCCTCGATGAAATTCGCCGTCCCCGTCCGGGCGGAAATCGGCATCCGCACGATTTTCAACATCCTCGGCCCCCTGGCGAATCCGGCCGGCGCCGACATCCAGATTCTCGGCGTCTTCCAGGACCGGCTCCGCCGCAAGATGGCCGAAAGCTTGGTCCGGCTGGGCGTCCGCCGGGCCATGGTCGTCCACGGCGAGGATGGAACGGACGAAATCACCCTCTGCGGCGCAACCCGCGTCTCCGAAGTCCGCGACGGCTGGATCCGCGACACCACGATCCGGCCGGAAGACGCCGGTCTTGCGCCCTGCCGGCCGGAGGACGTGCCGGGAGGGGACCTGAGAACGAACTGCGACATCGTCCTCGGCGTCCTGGGCGGCGCTCCGGGGCCGGCCCGGGACGTCGTCGTCCTGAACACGGCGGCCGCGATCATGCTGGCCGGTCTCGCACCGGATCTGCGCGAAGGGGCGCGCCGCGCCGAAGCCGCCATCGACGACGGATCGGCCATGAAGAAACTGGAGGCCCTCGTTGCCGTCACAAACCGCTGA
- the trpC gene encoding indole-3-glycerol phosphate synthase TrpC, giving the protein MPSQTAETPDILARIIRRIREDELGLFENTTTDIFRPAERTRPRDILTTLGGGFAVIAEIKKGSPSRGRIRDIADPAALARDYEAGGAAAVSVVTEKNFFLGDKADLGRVRDAVSLPILRKDFIFHPAQVHESFDLGADFILLIASILHKNDIASLLEICRGLGMEALVEVHGAEDLERALGAGARLIGINNRDLRDFSVDWTHALRLRKGVPPGIPVIAESGIRSPDQVRTLRDRGFAGVLVGEHLLRQKNPGQALRELLHG; this is encoded by the coding sequence TTGCCGTCACAAACCGCTGAAACCCCGGACATTCTGGCGAGGATCATCCGGAGAATCCGGGAGGATGAACTCGGGCTCTTCGAGAATACCACGACCGACATCTTCCGGCCCGCGGAGAGGACGCGCCCCCGAGACATCCTCACCACTCTCGGCGGGGGATTCGCGGTCATCGCCGAAATCAAGAAGGGCTCGCCGTCAAGAGGCCGGATCCGCGACATCGCCGACCCGGCGGCTCTCGCCCGGGATTACGAGGCGGGCGGGGCTGCGGCAGTTTCGGTCGTCACCGAGAAGAATTTCTTCCTCGGGGACAAGGCCGACCTGGGTCGGGTCCGGGACGCCGTCTCTCTTCCGATCCTGCGCAAGGACTTCATCTTCCACCCCGCCCAGGTCCATGAATCCTTCGACCTCGGCGCGGACTTCATTCTCCTCATCGCCTCGATCCTGCATAAAAACGATATCGCCTCTCTCCTCGAAATCTGCCGCGGGCTGGGCATGGAAGCTCTCGTCGAGGTTCATGGCGCGGAAGATCTCGAACGGGCCTTGGGCGCCGGCGCCAGGCTCATCGGCATCAACAACCGGGACCTGCGGGACTTCTCGGTCGATTGGACGCATGCGCTCCGTCTCCGGAAGGGCGTCCCGCCGGGAATCCCCGTGATCGCCGAGTCCGGAATCCGTTCGCCGGACCAAGTCCGAACCCTCCGGGACCGCGGTTTCGCCGGCGTTCTCGTCGGCGAACACCTCCTGAGGCAGAAAAATCCCGGCCAAGCCCTCCGGGAGCTTCTCCATGGTTAA
- a CDS encoding phosphoribosylanthranilate isomerase translates to MVKLKICGLTQPEDARLAADLGADFLGFIFHPGSPRCADPHRVRDMGTPGRAAPRKVGVFVDAPIAEVRRIFEASRLDVVQLHGRETPEYIRALGLPAWKALRTRDESVLHEAARFRDTVIVLDSYVAGRAGGTGRPFDPVLVRRAIETGAKIFVAGGVSKANVAAAVSLRPFGVDINSSLEKSPGRKSREKMQRFFEVWRSIQEENARSGGPDPKRLFGTPAFPKNEQETG, encoded by the coding sequence ATGGTTAAGCTGAAAATCTGCGGGCTGACGCAACCGGAAGACGCGCGGCTCGCTGCGGATCTCGGCGCCGATTTTCTCGGTTTCATCTTCCACCCCGGATCGCCGCGATGCGCCGATCCGCACCGGGTCAGGGACATGGGAACGCCGGGGCGCGCCGCACCCCGGAAGGTCGGAGTCTTCGTCGACGCTCCGATCGCCGAAGTCCGGAGGATTTTCGAGGCATCGCGGCTGGACGTCGTCCAGCTCCACGGCCGGGAAACGCCGGAATACATCCGGGCGCTCGGACTTCCGGCCTGGAAAGCCCTGCGAACACGGGACGAGTCCGTGCTCCACGAGGCCGCCCGATTCCGGGACACCGTCATCGTCCTCGACTCCTATGTCGCGGGGCGGGCGGGCGGGACGGGGCGGCCGTTCGACCCGGTTCTCGTCCGCCGGGCGATCGAAACGGGCGCGAAGATTTTCGTAGCCGGCGGCGTCTCCAAGGCGAACGTCGCGGCGGCCGTATCCCTGCGGCCTTTCGGGGTGGATATCAACAGTTCGCTCGAAAAAAGCCCCGGCCGGAAAAGCCGCGAAAAAATGCAGCGGTTTTTCGAGGTTTGGCGCTCGATTCAAGAAGAGAACGCCCGGTCCGGCGGGCCGGATCCGAAGCGCCTCTTCGGGACGCCGGCCTTCCCGAAAAATGAACAAGAAACAGGATAA